ggggcccaggtttgatccctggtcagggaagatcctgaAAGCCGCACtgcatggccaaataaataaataaataaataaataatttaagcaaaaaccttaaaaagaaaaaagcaagtcaTCTACCAGCatttttgtaaaagcatcagTGTAAGACAATAATTGTCTATATatgcaaaagactgaaaaagaaatttgttgtgacatacaacattttaagataacagCTAGAATGATGACTGACATCATACCAGGACACTTGAAATTTTAAGAActtcatataatttctagaacatttatattaataatatttacctttaCAATGTAACTTCAGATTTATTATTACTCATTTGACATTGTTTCCCAGGTCATTTAATATACCAAATATACCTAACTAGTTTAATACCTCTCTTTGGGATGTTCAGGGGCCCTCTGAAGCATCCCAGAGTTAGCTGGAGGTCAAAAgaacttcatttagaatttgatttgagAAAGTTTGTCAAAGatatcaaaatgttttaaatttggtCAAATAGGATCAGAAGTCACTGTGAGGCAATACCAATAcatataaccaaaatgaaaataaaagatctCAAAGGCAAGCGCAGGAAGTCACTGGTAAAGAAACTTTACAATCTGTTCTCAAAAGCAGATCCATACTTCAAGAAAACTTTGTCCTCTCAACAGAGAAAAAACCAAATTCTAGTTTTACATCATTTTacctttaatattaaaattcatttatttaattaaattcaatctAAACTTAGTCTTGATCGTGCATAAAACTCTCTTCTCGGtattcccttttaaaaattaatttctagaaatatatgcCATTTCATAGTACAATCTTTCAATAAAGCACAAAACATATCTATTAATAGTTTCAAACATATTTAGTCTCTCTGTAATAAGAGGTCAAGAGTAGGTAAACAAAGACTTCTTTAGCAATTAACGTtttagtattttatcttattaaaaaTGATCTAGACCTTCAATGAATTTCCAACATTTAATTTGAGTTAGCAGAACTCTAAAGTTTCAAGCTGCCAAAAATCTGGAGAAATTGTTTGCAGGTAGACATACAATAAAACATATTATTCTTAAAGCATCACCCAAAAGCTTTTATTccatttatctctattttattacttgtgaAAATATCATCATACCATTAATTATTTGTTGACAAATtttataacataaataacatGAGCTTATTGACTTTCAGTAACCCTAgttacaataaaagtattatacttaatgttgatgactctaaagacatgtctatattaattaaaCCATCAATTTAAACTTGTTTTTGGTCATTAAAGATTAATTCTAGATCacgtgatcttttaaaaatttgggtTAGTTTTTGGTAACACTCAGAAATATTTGCTTTGTAAGCACTTGCTTTTAAGTCCGTTAAacagagctcttttacaaattaattctgATAACACCGTCTGGAGGTAGGGACGTAGCATATTtataacatacacacagacatagataCATCCAGACAGACACAGCGACCTCATAATTTTCCTGCTTGAACTTAAAAagcctctttccctttttttccttcctttcagttTTAAGTTCTACTAACTGAGCTAAGGCTGTATTCTCAGATGATGTGGGCTGTGTTTACATTTCAATGATGTAATAAACGTTATAACTTCAAGCTTTCTCCtaggaatacttttttttttttaactggctcCACctcacggcatgcgggatcttagttccccaaccagggatcgaacctgtggccCCAAGcaatgggagcgtggagtcttaaccagtggaccaacagggaagtccctcctaggAATACTTTTATTCTCTTGGGGTCAGAACTTTGAAAAGGTATTTTATCAAGCTGACTTTCTCTAAAATGTGAAAAGAGCTCCCTCCTGGCCATTTAAGCGTTAAGATAAGTGCTTTCGAGCATTGGCTTTGCTCCAATTGTACATGAAGCCAGGCAGAGTTCCCGCCAGTGGCTGCCCATCCAGGAGCTGTTTGGCCTTTGAGGCACAGTTTCCCATTATTAATTTGGCAGCCTAATTCAGATATGATCTGAACAACTTTCTGAGGGCGGTTGTGATGGAGCGAATGCGTGCTGCTTCTGAGTCTTGTTCACCAAGGGAGTTCTATCTTTGGGTTGGTTCGACTCTCTTACgtgtctcagtttctccctccAGTGGTCTAAAACTGCCAGGGGTGCTCGGGGCACAACATGATCAGCCCTTATTATGCCCCGATGACAAGCAGAGTTTACTTAATGATTGTAGTGGGATCCTCTGTGGGACTGCTACAGGTCACGAGGATTGATTCTCAGACACTTCCCCTAGGTTCTCAGTCACCTCAGACCACCTCGTGGCCAGCAGGAGCAGTTGTCCCTTTTCCTTCAGAGCTGAGCAGACTCAGTGTCTCATTTCACTAGCAAACAGTTTGTTCAGACCATATACACATAATCTTTCCAATTtaagccaaattttaaaaaaggacaagaCAACCCAATTCGCTCCAGATTTCCCCCTAGGTCCTTGCCTAGGAAATGTACCTGAACCCCTTCAGGACTCCAAGTCCCAAGAAAAAGAGATGGAGTAAAATCCAGGACAGCATTTAAGCAATGATGTCTGGATATCAGGAGAACTTGGAGAAGCACCTGAGGAATACCGAGAAGCTGGCGGAGCTCAAAGTTTCAGGGTGGGGGGCTCCTGGTGTCCTTTGGTGGGTGTCTCCGATATCCTGCAGACTACGCCAAGAAAATGTCGATGAAAATTCAATAAACTctcaagttaaaaaagaaaaaaaaaaggaattttcttcAAGCCAAACAGGGTTATAATGCTGGAAGGAgattctcagaaagctctgagaactgttctgcctgTTAGAAGTTGAAGGTACAGTCATATACATTTTCTAGACAAAGGATTGTACAACAAAATGACAtatgatattttacataaagttcaccaaggATACCTAGTCCAGGTAAGAATGTACAAAACGAGCAGCAAGTCACCATGACCGCCACAGAGCTGGGAAAGAATTCTATTCTTCAGGAAGGTACATTGCGAACgtcagaagaaaggggaaaaaatgatctTTACAATTGAGCAGGCACTGCCATCTTTGAGGAGCTCTGGTTGATTGCATAATGCAGGCACACGTTACATTagggagggacagaggaggcCCAAAAAAGCACACggagagaattttatttttaattttctcttgtcctgcctcaaaatatacattttatttcatcactCCACAATCTCACTAACACGGATTTATTGTGATTGTTACTGGTTTCTTCTTggggttttattgtttgtttgtttagccatatggcttatcacaggacaCTAAGTACAGTtctctgggctatacagtaggactttgttgtttacccattctagaTAAAATAGcttgcatttgctaatcccaaactcccaatccttccctcccccaacccctcccccttggcaaccacaagtctgttctctatatctgcgagtctgtttctattcatagataagttcatttgtgtcatattttagattccatatataactgatatcatatggtatttatctttttctgacttacttcacttagtatgataatctctaggtccatccatgttgctgtaaatggcattatttcattctttttttatggctgagtagtattccattgtatatacgtaccacatctttatcctttatctgtccatctgtggacggacatttaggttggttccatgtcttggctattgtaaatagtgctacaatgaacattggggtgcatgtatcttttggaattatagttttctctggatatatgcccaggagtgggattgcaggatcatatggcaactctatttttagtttttgaagaaccttcataatgttttccatatcggctgcaccaatttacattctgcagcatggccaaaaaaaaaaaatgtactgctATGGGCAGCAGGGTGTGGTTTCTAAGATTTGCTTTAAATTGCCTGGGGGAGCAAGTGGGTGGGAGTAGAGATGAAACCAGATGGGTTGGGAGTTAACTGCTGGAGCTCGTTATACTCTTCCACTTTGGGATATGTTGGAAAACCTCAATAGTAATAATTTTATTGACAGTGTATGTACCGAAAAGAAATTTGGCCCATATAATAGTCAGTCCATCTCTCAGAATTCAGGATCTCCCCACCCAGACTGCTTATGGCCCTTTTCCCCTTCCCTGCTCTGCTTCCCATGGCACTGATCACCTACACTACACACTACACAATTTCCATGTCACATCCACTGCTCATCATGGCTTATGTGAATTACAGTCTGATTTAATGTTTATTCCATAATAAAACTCCTTGAATCTTTTCTACAGTTGTGAAGAGGATTTGGGGGGttggcagattttatttttaatgatttcccCAACAGTATATAACTTGTTTATTCTGTCTCCTGTTTACCATATCTCTCCGCCTTGAAGGTAAGTTCCATGTGGGCAAGACACCATGTCTGGTTTTACTTGCTGATATTGAAGAATTATATGTGtagcacacattttatttttattgggtagAGTTGGTATACAGATTAAAAGCAAGGATTCTAGATGCAGCCTggttaggttcaaatcccagctctgtcacctaCTAGCTGTTTGATTTGGGCAGGTCacttggcctcagttttctcacctgggaAGTGGGGACATAGCCATACCTATCTCAGGGGGTTGCTACCTTGACTGGTAGTAAGAGGCTCCATGAAGCTTGACTGGGGTTATTGTTGGTTACAGCACTCATTTAGGGAGTCAGATAGAAATGCATTTGGCTCCTGCTGGAGCCTGTTTTCTCCTATGCAATGATCTCCAAGCTAGTGAGGCTGGATCCTTAAAGGTGAAGAGAATTTTATATGACCTAATGAATACAAAGCCTCCTGCCCAGGTGTCTGACCCAAACAGCAGCAGTTGTTCAGCACCAAGGGCCTTACAGCCTGGTTAGGGACACTCCAAGGGGCCACTGGTGTGCACAAAGAGCGACAGACTCTGGCTCCTGGCGGCCCCTACTCTGGGAGGTTTGGTTGGGCAGTTCCCTCTCAGTCCAAATACAGCCTGAAGGAGGCGGGGGTCTGGAGGATACAGGAGGTGGGCACAGGAGGGGCTGGCTAGTAAGTCGGGgcaaggcagagggaggagggggcatgaCAGTAAGAAAGGAGgggcgggcagagactgtggagTCAGAAGGAGcatggggcaggggaggtggcCGGCAGTGGTGTTGGGTATTAAGAAGGGAGGGGCGGGCGCATAAAAAGGGCAGAGGTAGCGATGGGGGCCCATGACGCTAGATGAAGGCTTGCCTGCGAGGAGCACTGGCTGAGATGCAGGGTAGGACTCGGGGGTCTGCAAGGTCGCAGAGGAGGTTGGCTGCCGGGGCCTGTGATGCAAATGGTAGACAGGGGCTTAGATCGCCTGCTGGCAAGGAcgggttgggagtttggggccttgaggatggggctgggggtggtgaggATGGGGAGGTGGCTGAGGGGGCTTAGGGGGTGACAGTCTTGGGGTGTGGCTGGCAGGGGCGGGGCTGGTAGAGGCTGCAGGTCCCTGACACCCTGAAGTATGACACTGGCTCTCCCACGTTGCAGCTGGGCCTGGTGAGAAGACCATGGACAACTCGACCTCTGGGGGCCTGCCTGCCCGAGTCCCCGCTGGGGAGCCCGAAACCGAGGAGGCGCTGGGTCTGGGCCAGCTGCCCACGGAGCTGCTCGAGATGGTGCTGAGCCACGTGCCCCCTCACGTGCTGCTCGGGCACTGCCGCCGGGTGTGCCGGCGCTGGCGCGCCCTGGTGGACTGCCAGGCCCTGTGGCTGAACATCCTGGCCCAAGACCACGCCGCCCTGTGGCCCATCGTCAGCACCTGCCTGCCCGCCGCCGACGACCCCAGGCCCTGCGTCCTGGGCCGCTTCTGCGAGCTCCGACCCATAGGACGCAATCTCCTCCGGAACCCCAAGGACCTAGGTGGGGAGCCCAGGAAAAGCATCCTCAAGGGAACCTGTGGGAGGGTCTGGAGTGGCGTGGCCTCATGGGAAACCCATGGGTTCTCTCCGTGGGCTGGTGGGCTGGCCAGGAACTTGGTCACaaactttttttatttaacagaaGTCCTCCAGAAATCGATGGTTGTGCACGGTTGTGGTGCCCTGGCTATGGAGGAAAGCTGGGAGGCCATGCCTAGGCCCCCTTTGCAGATCTGCTTCCAGTCTGCCTACAGGTGAAAGTCCCTCTTCCCCAAGGGCCAGGGCGGTGGTGAGTACTTCCCTGTTCTCTTgacctttctccctctttcctagGTGGTGTCACAAAAAGAAGCAAGTGTTGGACCTGGAGAAGGAGGGATTTTGGCCAGAACTCCTGGATAGTGGAAAGATGGAGATTTGTGTCTCTGACTGGTGAGTGTGATGATAAAACAGCCCTTTTGCTGAGCGCTGATGTTGGCATGGGTGACCTCGTTTAAGCCTCCTAACAACCCCTTAGGATAAAGCAGGTAGGAAATGACTTCACCACCATCAGAGCTTTAGTACTTAGCAGAGTACATTCCCTGAACCCTCTCCTAACCTGCAAAGGGAACTGGATTGGAAGATGCCAGGTTGGATCCTATACAGAGGACTTGGGTCCAACTCTGTAAATGAGATGCCCCTTGGTTTAGGAGGAGGCAAGATAGGAGAGTTTGGCTAAGAGGTCAGATTCTGGAGCCAGAACCTCCCAAGTTCAAACCCTGGCTTCCCAGCTTTGaggccttgggcaaatcacagtgtgcctcagtttccctatctttGTAAGATTGGGTTATATGTCAGGTACCTAGCCAGTGCTTTGAAGTGTGAGCTCTTTCAGCACCCTTCATGATCCTTGATCCTGTGGGAAAGTGTGTTTTGAAACATCAAATTGCGAAGTTCAGAAAGGGGAGGTGacttcccctggtggcacagctaGGGCTTGGCAGGACCTGGCATGGGGCTCATacttgtctgactccagagcttgtGCTCTGTACTGATGGCCTTGAAACTGGGGTCCATGAAGACTTTCCAAGGGATACCTGACCCGGataattttaaattctctacTCTTTTATGTTCCCTGTTCTCAAATTAATCAGCTACAGATCACATCTATGGTGGAAGTATCACTGGTTATTCTTCCCAATTGCTATCTCATAACGCTCcagttttacagaaaaagaaaacccctCACTGTGTTGTGTGGTTCCCAGAGGGAAAGACTACTTGAGAGACAGGCAAAGTGACCCTTTGAAATTTTGGCCTTaccaaattaacttttttttttaaatggtacattCTCTGCCCAACCTGATAATGAGGGATGAGGAATTTGGAAACCCAggtgcttgttt
Above is a window of Balaenoptera ricei isolate mBalRic1 chromosome 19, mBalRic1.hap2, whole genome shotgun sequence DNA encoding:
- the LOC132353978 gene encoding F-box only protein 27-like: MKACLRGALAEMQAGPGEKTMDNSTSGGLPARVPAGEPETEEALGLGQLPTELLEMVLSHVPPHVLLGHCRRVCRRWRALVDCQALWLNILAQDHAALWPIVSTCLPAADDPRPCVLGRFCELRPIGRNLLRNPKDLEVLQKSMVVHGCGALAMEESWEAMPRPPLQICFQSAYRWCHKKKQVLDLEKEGFWPELLDSGKMEICVSDWWAGRQGTDNIYHRIIQLLDANQSILDHFSSVPVPIRQWRNNVSFEVNHVFSNFKKGIRFVSCEHWVQDVEFLSEHYGVYLPNSSVIVRVHLS